The following coding sequences are from one Trichoplusia ni isolate ovarian cell line Hi5 chromosome 15, tn1, whole genome shotgun sequence window:
- the LOC113501561 gene encoding reactive oxygen species modulator 1, translating to MPVPGGVYQSQGPSCFDKIKMGFMIGFCVGMASGGLFGGFTALRYGARGRELVHSVGKVMLQGGGTFGTFMAIGTGIRC from the exons atGCCCGTACCAGGCGGAGTTTATCAAAGTCAGGGACCATCCtgttttgacaaaataaaaatgggtTTCATGATAGGATTCTGTGTCGGAATGGCGAGCGGTGGACTTTTCGGTGGTTTTACAGCTTTGAG ATATGGAGCAAGAGGTAGAGAACTGGTCCATTCCGTTGGAAAAGTGATGCTTCAAGGAGGGGGAACATTCGGAACTTTTATGGCCATTGGTACTGGAATACGTTGTTAA